A single region of the Acidobacteriota bacterium genome encodes:
- the purL gene encoding phosphoribosylformylglycinamidine synthase subunit PurL, producing MQITPEILDQHNISPAEYERIKQLMGREPNFTELGIFSVMWSEHCSYKSSKVHLRRLPTTGEALVQGPGENAGIVDIGDGWCAAFKIESHNHPSFIEPYQGAATGVGGILRDIFTMGARPVAAMDSLRFGPIRDEEIDESNEQTSAKSIARNRRIMAGVVKGLGDYGNAFGVPTVGGEVYFAPCYSFNPLVNAFALGLVRREQIFYGKAEGVGNSVIYVGAKTGRDGIHGATMASAEFDEAAMEKRPTVQVGDPFSEKLLLEACLEAMRAGAIVGIQDMGAAGLTSSSCEMGARAGNGVEINLDLVPQRETGMTAYEMMLSESQERMLIVAERGHDRQVLEIFHRWDLDAVIIGNVIAEQRLRVLHKGELVADIPNLALTDEAPKYNRPMKPFAVAREDVTPKIKAALSSPNFQLPTLDPYSDLLRRLLASPNIASKQWVYQQYDHMVRTNTVLLPGSDAAVLRVKETRRSLAMALDCNSRYCNLDPREGAKLAVAESARNVVCSGARPLAVTNCLNFASPERSEVMWSFSETIDGMAEACNTFGTPVTGGNVSFYNETEGRGIFSTPTIGMLGVIEDAKHVTSQWFKEAGDVILLLGVTRSDFGASELLSVLTGEAAGAVPKIDLETEKRVQDACLKAIQTELIASAHDASEGGLAVALAESCFSSYKRSGIGAKIDLTEHAKLSGLTDATALLFAESPSRIILSVKPEHVDRVKEIAAEVGATIAVIGEVGGEPLTIVSAGELLVSDSISTLETIWSNALPQALDRILQTTAD from the coding sequence ATGCAGATTACTCCTGAAATTCTGGATCAGCACAACATCTCCCCTGCAGAGTACGAACGCATCAAACAATTGATGGGACGCGAACCCAACTTTACCGAACTGGGGATTTTTTCGGTGATGTGGTCGGAGCATTGTTCGTACAAATCGTCCAAAGTGCATCTGCGCCGGTTGCCGACCACAGGCGAAGCTCTGGTGCAAGGGCCTGGCGAAAACGCGGGCATCGTGGATATTGGCGACGGATGGTGCGCGGCGTTCAAAATCGAATCGCACAATCACCCTTCGTTTATCGAACCCTATCAAGGTGCAGCAACCGGCGTGGGCGGCATTTTGCGCGACATTTTCACGATGGGCGCCCGCCCCGTGGCCGCGATGGACAGTTTGCGCTTCGGCCCAATCCGCGATGAAGAAATTGACGAATCGAATGAACAAACCTCGGCGAAATCCATCGCGCGTAACCGCCGGATCATGGCTGGCGTCGTCAAAGGCCTGGGCGATTACGGCAACGCGTTTGGCGTGCCCACCGTAGGCGGCGAAGTCTATTTCGCCCCCTGTTATTCATTCAATCCGCTGGTTAACGCCTTTGCCTTGGGACTGGTGCGGCGGGAACAGATTTTTTACGGCAAAGCCGAAGGCGTGGGCAATTCGGTGATTTACGTTGGAGCCAAAACCGGGCGGGACGGCATTCACGGCGCGACAATGGCTTCGGCGGAGTTCGACGAAGCCGCGATGGAAAAGCGACCGACGGTTCAGGTCGGCGATCCGTTTTCGGAAAAATTGCTGCTCGAAGCCTGTCTGGAAGCCATGCGCGCCGGAGCCATTGTCGGCATTCAGGATATGGGCGCGGCAGGATTGACTTCGTCGTCCTGTGAAATGGGTGCGCGGGCCGGAAACGGCGTTGAAATCAATCTCGACCTGGTTCCGCAACGCGAAACCGGCATGACCGCGTATGAAATGATGCTGTCCGAATCGCAGGAACGCATGTTGATCGTCGCCGAAAGGGGCCACGACCGGCAGGTGTTGGAAATTTTCCATCGCTGGGATTTGGACGCCGTCATTATCGGCAACGTGATTGCGGAACAACGGCTGCGCGTACTGCACAAAGGCGAACTTGTCGCCGACATTCCCAACCTGGCGCTGACCGATGAAGCTCCGAAGTACAATCGCCCGATGAAACCGTTTGCCGTTGCCCGCGAAGATGTGACGCCAAAGATCAAGGCAGCGCTCTCTTCTCCCAACTTCCAACTCCCAACTCTCGACCCCTATTCGGACCTGCTTCGCCGATTGCTGGCATCGCCGAACATCGCGTCGAAACAGTGGGTGTACCAGCAATACGATCACATGGTGCGGACGAATACCGTTCTGCTGCCCGGTTCCGACGCGGCGGTTCTTCGTGTGAAAGAAACCCGGCGTAGCTTGGCGATGGCGTTGGATTGCAATAGCCGCTATTGCAATCTCGATCCGCGTGAAGGCGCGAAACTTGCCGTTGCCGAATCCGCTCGCAATGTCGTTTGCAGTGGCGCTCGCCCACTGGCAGTGACCAACTGCTTGAACTTCGCCAGTCCCGAACGTTCCGAAGTGATGTGGTCGTTCAGCGAAACGATTGACGGCATGGCCGAAGCCTGCAACACATTCGGCACGCCGGTTACGGGCGGAAACGTCAGCTTTTACAACGAAACCGAGGGGCGCGGTATTTTCTCAACGCCGACCATTGGAATGCTGGGCGTGATCGAAGACGCCAAACACGTCACCTCGCAATGGTTCAAAGAAGCGGGCGATGTCATTTTGTTGCTCGGCGTGACGCGGAGCGATTTCGGAGCCAGCGAATTGCTTTCCGTGCTGACCGGCGAAGCCGCTGGCGCGGTACCGAAAATTGACCTGGAAACCGAAAAGCGTGTGCAAGACGCTTGCCTGAAAGCGATTCAGACGGAACTGATCGCTTCGGCGCACGACGCTTCCGAAGGCGGATTGGCGGTTGCGTTGGCCGAAAGCTGTTTTTCCAGTTACAAACGTTCTGGCATCGGCGCAAAAATTGATTTGACGGAACACGCAAAACTGAGCGGCTTAACCGATGCGACAGCATTGTTGTTTGCCGAATCGCCATCGCGCATCATCCTCAGCGTCAAGCCGGAACATGTTGATCGTGTGAAGGAAATTGCCGCTGAAGTCGGCGCGACAATCGCCGTTATTGGTGAAGTCGGCGGTGAACCTCTGACCATTGTTTCGGCTGGTGAATTGCTGGTTTCGGATTCCATTTCCACCCTGGAAACCATTTGGAGCAATGCGCTGCCACAGGCGCTGGATCGCATTCTGCAAACGACGGCAGACTGA
- the ssnA gene encoding putative aminohydrolase SsnA — MLITNATLITWGTPNQILEKHALYVEGDRVVEFGPSLELEAKYPQAQRLDARGQFVMPGSICAHTHFYGAFARGMAIPGVAPKDFPEILDRLWWRLDKALRLEDVRDSALVCLVDAIKHGTTTLIDHHASPNAIDGSLDVVAEAVTETGLRACLCYEVTDRDGEEKAKAGIAENLRFLQSAIRNPQSTISATFGLHASLTLSDATLEACRNVWDDGFHIHAAEHESDQYDSLQKSGLRVIDRLHKFGILGNRSIVAHAVHIDHREAELLRETGTWVTHQPRSNMNNAVGAADVEALLRLGIKVALGNDGFSNAMWDEWKAAYLSHKAATRDPRRMNGATVAEMAVTNNAALANVFFPQAPLGVIAPGAFADLIFVDYHPTTPLTTGNLPWHILFGFENSMVTTTVCAGKVLMKDRQLLFLDEAQITARSRELAAKVWGRISAI; from the coding sequence ATGCTGATCACAAACGCAACCCTCATCACCTGGGGCACGCCGAATCAGATTCTGGAAAAGCACGCGCTGTACGTGGAGGGCGACCGGGTTGTTGAGTTCGGCCCGTCATTGGAACTTGAAGCCAAATATCCGCAAGCCCAACGGCTGGATGCGCGCGGCCAGTTCGTAATGCCCGGCAGCATCTGCGCCCACACGCATTTTTACGGAGCTTTTGCGCGCGGGATGGCGATTCCGGGCGTAGCGCCGAAAGACTTTCCTGAAATTTTGGATCGGTTGTGGTGGCGACTGGACAAGGCTTTACGGCTCGAAGACGTACGCGATTCGGCGTTGGTCTGTTTGGTAGACGCGATCAAGCACGGCACGACGACACTGATTGATCATCACGCTTCGCCCAACGCAATTGACGGTTCGCTGGATGTGGTGGCCGAAGCGGTTACCGAAACAGGGTTACGCGCCTGCCTCTGTTACGAAGTCACAGACCGCGACGGCGAAGAAAAGGCCAAAGCCGGAATCGCTGAAAACTTACGCTTTCTTCAATCCGCAATCCGCAATCCACAATCCACAATCTCAGCAACCTTTGGTTTGCATGCCTCGCTGACGCTTTCGGACGCAACACTAGAAGCCTGCCGCAATGTTTGGGATGATGGGTTCCACATTCATGCCGCCGAGCATGAATCCGACCAATACGACAGTTTGCAAAAAAGCGGCCTGCGCGTGATTGACCGGCTGCACAAATTCGGCATTCTGGGTAATCGCTCCATCGTCGCCCACGCCGTTCACATTGATCATCGCGAAGCCGAATTGCTGCGTGAAACCGGAACCTGGGTGACGCATCAACCGCGCTCGAATATGAACAACGCCGTGGGCGCAGCGGACGTGGAAGCTTTGTTGCGGCTTGGCATCAAAGTCGCGCTTGGAAACGATGGATTTTCCAATGCGATGTGGGATGAATGGAAAGCGGCGTACCTTTCCCACAAGGCCGCAACCCGCGACCCGCGACGGATGAATGGCGCGACGGTCGCCGAAATGGCCGTGACGAACAATGCCGCTCTGGCAAATGTCTTTTTCCCGCAAGCGCCGCTGGGCGTGATTGCGCCGGGTGCATTCGCCGACCTCATCTTCGTGGATTACCATCCAACCACGCCGCTGACGACAGGCAATTTGCCCTGGCATATTCTGTTCGGCTTTGAAAATTCGATGGTCACGACAACCGTTTGCGCGGGAAAAGTCCTGATGAAAGATCGGCAACTTCTGTTTCTGGACGAAGCGCAAATCACAGCCCGCAGCCGCGAACTTGCCGCCAAAGTCTGGGGTCGGATTTCAGCAATTTGA
- the purQ gene encoding phosphoribosylformylglycinamidine synthase subunit PurQ, which produces MKFGVVIFPGSNCDHDTYHVISKVIGQPVDFVWHKETDVDRFDAIILPGGFSYGDYLRSGAIARFSPVMKSVVDFANDGGLVLGICNGFQILCESGLLPGALLKNRDLKFICEHVNVRIEQTNTAFTAGYKPGQVLSLPIAHGEGNYFCDERTLAELESEGRVIFRYCTADGQITDEANPNGSLHNIAGVCNRARNVMGLMPHPERASESMLGCKDGRAMFLSMADALTEILKARA; this is translated from the coding sequence ATGAAATTTGGCGTCGTCATCTTTCCCGGCTCGAATTGCGACCACGATACGTATCACGTCATCAGCAAAGTGATCGGCCAACCCGTTGACTTCGTCTGGCACAAAGAAACCGACGTTGACCGGTTTGATGCGATTATCCTGCCCGGAGGGTTTTCTTACGGGGATTATTTGCGCAGCGGCGCGATTGCCCGATTTTCGCCTGTCATGAAGTCGGTGGTTGATTTCGCCAACGATGGCGGATTGGTGCTGGGGATCTGTAATGGGTTTCAAATTTTGTGCGAATCGGGATTGCTGCCGGGCGCGTTGCTCAAAAACCGCGACCTGAAATTCATCTGCGAACACGTTAATGTTCGCATTGAACAAACCAACACAGCTTTCACCGCCGGTTACAAACCCGGCCAGGTGTTGAGCCTGCCCATTGCTCACGGCGAAGGCAACTATTTCTGCGATGAACGAACGCTGGCGGAATTGGAATCCGAAGGAAGAGTGATTTTCCGCTACTGCACTGCTGACGGCCAGATTACTGACGAAGCCAATCCAAACGGTTCGCTGCATAACATTGCCGGCGTCTGCAATCGAGCGCGCAATGTGATGGGATTGATGCCGCATCCTGAACGCGCCTCGGAAAGCATGCTTGGATGCAAGGACGGGCGCGCAATGTTTCTTTCCATGGCCGATGCGCTGACCGAGATTCTGAAAGCGCGCGCCTGA
- a CDS encoding DinB family protein produces MNKESLVGQRAYFKMVHGVTLRLIGCFSDADLDYRPQSGMRSVRDLIMHMYGMQKVWAEDIRKPKIAPESENRSIPETAEGKAEAAKLKTVANLQTFAKAAHQALDEALTAITEEELAGNVETPFGSFPRWQMFMFAYDEHWHHRGQLYTYARLLGKQPPMLYDYENSPV; encoded by the coding sequence ATGAACAAAGAATCTCTGGTAGGGCAGCGCGCATATTTCAAAATGGTTCACGGCGTGACATTGCGCCTGATTGGCTGTTTCAGTGACGCCGATCTGGATTATCGCCCGCAATCCGGAATGCGCTCCGTGCGCGACCTGATCATGCACATGTACGGCATGCAGAAAGTTTGGGCAGAAGACATCCGCAAACCGAAAATCGCGCCGGAATCGGAAAACCGATCCATCCCCGAAACCGCCGAAGGCAAAGCTGAAGCTGCAAAGTTGAAGACTGTCGCGAACTTGCAGACTTTCGCCAAAGCCGCGCATCAAGCGCTTGACGAAGCCTTGACTGCAATCACCGAAGAAGAATTGGCGGGCAATGTGGAAACTCCGTTTGGCAGCTTTCCGCGCTGGCAAATGTTTATGTTCGCCTACGACGAACACTGGCATCATCGCGGACAGCTTTACACGTATGCGCGGCTGTTGGGGAAACAGCCGCCTATGTTGTACGACTACGAAAATTCACCTGTCTGA
- a CDS encoding DUF3011 domain-containing protein → MKLKNKRWMWIRPTGALLVGVLAVISIDGRYATARPASPEFASSTVQQTLYCASDDGRRHYCGADTRGGVTLVRQRSGSACVQGRSWGYDRNGIWVDRGCRADFEVGYRDRDRDRDRDRDRDRDRDRNRDRDRGRYTQTFYCESGDMKRHWCSEGIGGTVRLVKQRSDAACVRGRTWGQDRSGVWVDRGCRADFEVTR, encoded by the coding sequence ATGAAATTGAAGAACAAACGTTGGATGTGGATTCGCCCAACTGGAGCTTTGTTGGTTGGGGTGCTGGCTGTTATTTCGATTGATGGCAGGTATGCGACGGCACGACCTGCTTCTCCTGAATTTGCAAGCAGCACTGTTCAACAAACTCTTTATTGCGCTTCGGACGATGGGCGGCGGCATTATTGTGGAGCCGATACACGCGGCGGCGTCACGCTGGTCAGGCAGCGCAGCGGTTCTGCATGCGTTCAGGGACGCTCGTGGGGATACGACCGGAACGGCATTTGGGTTGACCGCGGTTGCCGTGCGGATTTTGAAGTCGGCTACCGTGATCGAGATCGCGACCGGGACAGAGACCGGGATCGGGATCGCGACAGAGATCGGAACCGCGACCGGGACCGCGGTCGTTACACACAAACGTTCTATTGCGAATCGGGCGACATGAAGCGTCACTGGTGTAGCGAAGGAATCGGTGGAACCGTTCGTCTGGTAAAACAACGCAGCGATGCAGCTTGTGTTCGCGGCCGCACCTGGGGACAAGATCGAAGCGGCGTTTGGGTGGATCGCGGTTGCCGTGCGGATTTCGAAGTTACTCGGTAA